In Saccharicrinis carchari, one genomic interval encodes:
- the miaA gene encoding tRNA (adenosine(37)-N6)-dimethylallyltransferase MiaA produces the protein MRHSNKYNLVVVLGPTASGKTALAASLAHHINGEIISADSRQVYKHMNLGTGKDYDEYIVNGQHVPYHLIDIAEPGYKYNVYEYQRDFFKAFGDIRDRNKFPLMCGGTGMYIEAVLSGFKMIQVPSNPQLREDLENKSLAELTELLQSMKRLHNTTEVDTKKRAIRAIEIEVYYQDNPQIEVKLPQLNPLIIGVDIERELRRKKITKRLTERLQEGMTDEVEGILDSGVNPKDLIYYGLEYKYVTQYIIGEISYAQMFERLNIAIHQFAKRQMTWFRKMERSGFNIQWLSAESSLESRLQKIEDLLFNSSLSV, from the coding sequence ATGCGGCATAGCAATAAGTATAATTTGGTGGTTGTATTGGGTCCCACGGCAAGCGGTAAAACTGCACTGGCCGCTTCTTTGGCACATCATATAAACGGAGAAATAATCAGTGCCGATTCCAGACAAGTGTACAAACACATGAACCTGGGCACCGGAAAAGATTACGATGAATATATAGTAAATGGACAGCATGTACCGTATCATTTGATTGACATTGCCGAACCCGGCTACAAATACAATGTATACGAATACCAACGTGATTTTTTTAAGGCTTTTGGAGATATCCGCGACAGAAATAAGTTTCCGCTTATGTGCGGAGGTACAGGAATGTACATTGAGGCAGTGCTCAGCGGTTTTAAAATGATACAGGTTCCGTCTAACCCCCAACTTCGCGAAGATTTAGAAAATAAATCATTAGCGGAACTAACAGAGCTATTACAATCGATGAAGCGTTTGCATAATACCACCGAAGTAGACACCAAGAAACGAGCTATACGAGCCATCGAAATTGAGGTCTACTACCAGGATAATCCACAAATAGAAGTGAAGCTGCCCCAATTAAACCCTCTGATAATAGGAGTTGATATAGAAAGAGAGCTGCGACGCAAAAAAATAACCAAACGCCTAACAGAGAGACTTCAGGAAGGTATGACAGACGAGGTAGAAGGCATTTTAGATTCGGGCGTAAACCCCAAAGATCTTATTTATTATGGTTTAGAATATAAATATGTAACACAATACATTATAGGCGAAATCAGCTATGCCCAAATGTTTGAACGCTTAAACATTGCGATACACCAGTTTGCAAAAAGACAGATGACCTGGTTTCGAAAAATGGAGCGCAGCGGCTTTAACATCCAATGGTTGAGCGCAGAGAGCTCGCTGGAAAGCAGGCTTCAGAAAATTGAAGACCTATTATTTAATTCATCCCTATCCGTTTAA
- a CDS encoding adenylate/guanylate cyclase domain-containing protein produces MDNIELYINRIFKLADRNKELNREMNEIVARYNFIQKQNDKYLSLLSDFTFDDEEVAKPRKKVHRFNRASLLYASIEGFNKLNDSPNALALMDKLDELHRAMDAIAKKHGIIKIKTVGDTFIYGGGMLEENRTNPIEVILAAFEIQHAAITINGGENNSAFWEVSIGIHTGPVLAEPTGKKWAPYRLSGHAINFTSRLSKAAASGKINISAMTYELVKEFFQCHPSGQMPVKYKGLMETYSVSGFLPNFVDPENKQNKNKDFDIKFSLIQFLDIQEVVLDMMEQSLPDDLFYHNIKHTIDVITEVELIGWAEGLNEQDILTLKLAALFHDSGHMISYNDHELHSTIIAKKMLSKYKYSSEVIEKVCHLIMATRFPSDPQNILEKVICDSDLDYLGRADFIPVSNMLYQELKVRGMVASFSEWNQKQLNFIKKHQYYTDTAQNLREVNKNKQIERLESLLAVESNAG; encoded by the coding sequence ATGGATAATATTGAACTATATATTAATAGAATTTTTAAGCTAGCCGATAGGAATAAGGAGCTTAATCGTGAGATGAATGAAATTGTGGCGAGATACAATTTTATTCAAAAGCAAAACGATAAGTACCTTAGTTTGCTTTCTGATTTTACTTTTGACGATGAGGAAGTTGCCAAGCCGCGAAAGAAAGTCCATCGATTCAACAGAGCCTCCTTGCTTTATGCTTCAATTGAAGGCTTTAACAAGCTAAATGATAGCCCCAATGCGCTGGCACTAATGGATAAATTAGATGAATTACATCGGGCTATGGACGCTATTGCCAAAAAACATGGCATTATAAAAATAAAAACAGTAGGCGACACCTTCATTTATGGTGGCGGTATGCTTGAGGAGAACCGAACCAATCCTATTGAGGTTATTCTGGCAGCTTTTGAAATCCAACACGCGGCCATCACTATTAACGGGGGCGAAAACAACAGTGCTTTTTGGGAGGTGAGTATTGGTATACATACCGGCCCTGTGCTGGCCGAACCCACCGGAAAAAAGTGGGCACCATACCGCCTTTCCGGCCATGCCATTAATTTTACCAGCCGATTAAGCAAAGCAGCCGCCTCGGGCAAGATTAATATATCTGCCATGACCTATGAGCTGGTGAAAGAATTTTTTCAATGCCATCCCTCGGGACAAATGCCCGTTAAATACAAAGGGCTGATGGAAACTTATTCTGTAAGCGGTTTTTTACCAAATTTTGTGGATCCGGAAAACAAGCAAAATAAAAACAAGGATTTTGATATTAAGTTTTCACTGATACAATTCCTGGACATACAAGAAGTGGTATTAGATATGATGGAGCAGAGCCTTCCGGACGACCTTTTTTACCACAATATAAAACATACTATTGACGTAATTACTGAAGTAGAGCTTATAGGCTGGGCTGAAGGCTTGAACGAGCAAGACATACTGACGCTTAAATTAGCCGCCTTATTTCATGACTCGGGACACATGATAAGTTACAACGACCATGAACTTCACAGCACCATAATAGCCAAAAAAATGTTGTCCAAATATAAATATTCAAGTGAAGTAATCGAAAAGGTTTGCCATTTGATTATGGCCACTCGATTTCCGTCGGACCCACAAAATATTTTAGAGAAAGTTATTTGCGATTCAGACCTGGACTATCTGGGGCGTGCAGACTTTATACCGGTATCCAATATGCTGTATCAAGAGCTGAAAGTGAGAGGTATGGTAGCCTCTTTTAGTGAGTGGAACCAAAAACAGCTCAACTTTATTAAAAAGCATCAATACTATACAGATACTGCACAAAACCTACGCGAGGTAAATAAAAACAAACAAATAGAGCGCCTGGAAAGCCTGCTG
- the smpB gene encoding SsrA-binding protein SmpB codes for MQKQNKLNIRNKKAYFDYDILEKYVAGIQLSGTEIKSLRLGKASLVEAYCYFVKNDLWVRGFNIAEYFFGTYNNHLPLRERKLLLNKKELQKLLRKTKESGLTIIPLKVFITEKGWAKMEIGLAKGKKSHDKRETLKTKDAKREMDRIKKMH; via the coding sequence ATGCAGAAGCAAAATAAATTAAACATACGTAATAAAAAAGCATATTTCGATTACGATATACTCGAGAAATATGTGGCCGGAATTCAATTGTCGGGTACCGAGATAAAATCCTTGCGTTTGGGTAAGGCCAGCTTAGTAGAGGCATATTGTTATTTTGTAAAAAACGACCTTTGGGTAAGGGGCTTTAATATTGCGGAGTACTTTTTTGGTACCTACAACAACCATTTGCCTCTACGCGAACGGAAGCTCCTTTTAAATAAAAAAGAACTTCAAAAGCTTCTGCGGAAGACCAAAGAATCCGGATTGACTATTATCCCGCTTAAAGTTTTTATAACAGAAAAAGGATGGGCAAAGATGGAAATTGGCCTTGCGAAAGGAAAAAAGAGCCACGACAAACGGGAGACACTAAAAACAAAAGATGCCAAAAGAGAAATGGACAGAATAAAAAAAATGCACTAA